The following DNA comes from Entelurus aequoreus isolate RoL-2023_Sb linkage group LG19, RoL_Eaeq_v1.1, whole genome shotgun sequence.
gaATATTCTCCGATTTACACCTTAACAACTAAATTCAGGGCGTGGCTtaatggcactgcatttattgtcctctataACCTGTACAAACaatgtgccagcccggccacatgttgtatgtagcttttacttgcttacgtaggagacagcaaggcatacttgttcaacagccacacagcttacactgacggtgaccgtgtaaaacaactttaacactgttacattacaaatatgagccacactgtgaacccacaccaaaaaagaatgacaaatacatttctggagaacctccgcacagtaacacaacataagtacaacacaacaaatacccagaatcccatgcagccctaactctcccagtctacattatacacccccgctaccaccagcgtagcgggggtgtataatgtagactgggagagttagggctgcatgggattctgggtatttgttgtgttgtgtttatgttgtgttacggtgcggaggttctccagaattgtatttgtcattcttttttggtgtgggttcacagtgtggcgcatatttgtaacgtaacagtgttaaagtggttttatacggtcaccgtcaatGTAGGCTGTGTggttgttgaacaagtatgcattGCTGTcgcttacgtgtgcaagcagaagctgcattcagcatgtggccgagcaggtacgctgtttgagcagactgtagagggcgctaaaagcagtgccctcacgccctgaaattcgggagactcccggaaaaaTTGGAAGAGTTggtaagtatgacgctgtcatgtgccattcatttaaaactcgcgggccgcacttacattaaattttcatatcaaggtgcgggccggggcgtgtgtctgagacccctggttaaaacatagcacaaagcaaaaaaagctttgtatgcagtgttatttcattttacattttcaatagagttttgtggctcccattgttttttttaatttgtgaaacttgtcaaaatggctcgttgagtggtaaaggttgccgacccctgtcctagtacATGCTGTATGCCTGTACTCTATGCCTGCAACCTTGTGTGACATACCTTCTAATCTCTTGTCCTGCCAACTGTTCCGATgtctaaaaaatgtatatttcctTGTTCGTCTACAATATCTTAAATGGGACAGTTTTGTCAACATTAGCCACTACAGAGTTGGATTAGCCGCTAGCCTCCAACGAAAAAGACATCACCATTTGCTTTGAGAAAACCGAAGTGAAGGTAGGATTAAGTATTATTTTTCTTTAATCGTGGCAATAACACTGATATGTGAATGTTTCAGCTTTTTAAATAATATCgtttttgaaatatctttttgtcatccatgttcctgtccttgtagtttccatcatatattgacAAAACTCGCAAATGATCACTAATGTCAggtataagtagaccacttgtggTGTGTGAGGGCAGCAcggtagtgcatgtgcctcacaatacgaaggtcctgggttcgatccccgggcttgggatctttctgtttggagtttgcatgttctccccgtgactgcgtgggttccctccgggtactccggcttcctaccGAATGCAGCATCAgccccccccgtgaccccgaaagggacaagcggaagaaaatggatggatggatacttttgTATTAATCCAAGAATGAGCTGGTGTGCCTAAAGTTGAGACCGGTAAATTGATATACGGTTTATTTTCGATTGTGTTTGAAAAAGAAAATAGTGGTAATGTTCGTCTTCACATTTTGAAAAGATAAATTCTGGTACTTTTGGAAAGGGCGGGCCGTAAAGGGTTTCAATTGCAATCGAAAGGGACACTTACACACACTAAtcgtttacaaactcagaaagTAGGTCAAAATGGGACTGTGGAGTAAAATTTACGCAGAATTTACTCCTAAGCATATCtgatacatattatctagaccacaaggaagtacgtTAAATGAACATTAGAATCATCTTGAGCTGCAGCTattgaatattttagtaatcgagtattctatcgaatatcccgatcgattaatcgagtaatcgaataaatcatatcTTTGCTTAATTAAGGTTGAAATATACATGTTAagccctcaattattgcgtttggcctaattgtcttttatttcctaaacgcctgttttcattattgaaaacTGACACACACAGCTGAAATGGTGCCGTTTAAACAttggtttctccacgcaaattgacttagttgtgatttccctctctgcatgaaagtttaaaattagcatgtattaatgcagtatgaacaagaatgttttaatgtagacacatagaatcgtcatactggtgtgattatatgaatcaagtgttaattcaaggctaaggcaaaatatcgagataaatattgtgtattgtgacatggccaaaaaatattgagatattaataaaaagtcatatcgcccagccctacatacaCATCTAATAAATACACGCCATCattattgaaattgcacttttaacacatgtgCATTACAAAAAAATAGCAACTGTCCTCTGTTTTCCCTCACACAGATCATGGCACCCACACACCACAGCTCTCATGTGCCCTCTATTGTAGCAGTCGTGCAGAAACTTTTTTCTTACTAGTTAAACTCAATAAACAATTAATCGAAGAAACAGAATATAAATAAAAGcttgatgtttttattttctgttgtttggactaTTAAAAAGCCCTGTTCTTTAGTCTTGCTACCAAAATATTACAAATCTAAAATTGTTATAAAACACAACCACACCAGTTTTGAAGTTGTTGCATTGTCTCTCTGTCCGCTTCAGGGttgattttttaattttctattattagtttttaaataataatgacCTTGAGCCTTttatctatctgacctgcttttaTTATATCGACCATCGCGGATCCTGAAGTCCCCTGACTTTCAACTTCCAACAATATTAACAAAACACCAAGAAAAAGAACAATGTTGAGGTGACATTTAGctactatggcccccacctgtaaAACAGCCTACCAGAAAGCCTTAGGAATGCAGAGACTTTTGATATTCTTGAAAAAAGGTTAAAAggtttttaatcaggcttttactGATCATTTTAAACTCTTCTTAGGTTCTTAATTTGTATTCTGTTATTTTCCATATTACgtattaatactactactactattattttcAATGATTAGttttcattcattaatttatattttgttctttACATATATTCAATATTAGGCTGCAGCCCCCCCGTACCCCAAGAGGGACAGGcaatagaaaatagatggatccatcccatccatccattttattcaAAATTATTTTATAGATGAAATAAAATGTTGAGTTATTCTTCATTGATTTTCCCCATCCTTATTGCCATGCCATGTCTtaatattgtcaatagtgctgtgagTTTTGTTTTCATTCTTTAAACTGCTGTAaatcatccatcaattttctaccgcttgtccctttcgaagtcgcgggggggggctggagcctatctcagcactgTGTTGCAAtttgcctgtgcatgaaaagtgctatataaataaagtctggTCTATTTAAATATGTATCATTTTATGGATTGTGTTTCATTTCCACAGTCCTGACTGCATCGTTGAAAAATGTGAAGATATGTTCAAAATAAATGTCTGTTACACCAAAGAATGAGTTGGAAATCAAGGGTAATAAAATTAACGGGCAGGGCTTTCATGCTTCCATGTTACTATAAATCAAGTGTCTGCAACTTCTGCTATCAAAAGGAGTCATTTTACAGCCTTttccactaaaaaaaaaatagtatagaGCTGCAAAACTTAAcacagcttatatatatatatatatttttttttatagtagaaCCAATGTGAAATTaaacttgtttttcttttttctttttgaaacTATTAATGGTTAGCTAACTAAACTGAAGCTGAACTGAACGCACAGACTTCCAGTCTTTTTTACTTGCCTTCCCTGCACCACAGAACTCAGCCTGTGAGCATTCACGGCCTCACAGTCAATCAGAAATTATAGAActctttttaaaaatgcaaacttttctcattctggggttaaaaaaaaatctgagggaGCCACAAGGAGGCAAAATTGctgcgggttgcagacccctgctaTTAATCAATCTGTTAAGAATTAGAGGACACAAACCTGCAAATTCTGCAGGTGGTATTTTCTGTCAACATCCCAAGGTGGAAGTTCTTCCCCAAACATGACAGCAAAGTGCTCTGAAAAACTAACACAAGAAAAGGACATCATTGattttgtaaaaacatttttttttaaagtaaatacaGGTTTTCcgatagcatatatatatatatatatatatatatatatatatatatatatatatatatatatatatatatatatatatatatatatacatatatatatatctatatatatatatatatatatatatatatatacatatatatatatctatatatatatatatatatatatatatatatatatacacatatctatatatatatatatatatatatatatacatatatatatatatatatatatatatatatatatatatatatttttttttttttaacatacaatAAAATACTAATATTGGAGGCTTAAGtataggccagacctgggcattctgcggcccgcgggccgcatccggccctttgtgcgtccctgtccggcccgcgtgaggccaattataaattacaaaataaattttaaaaagtatctatgtcgagtgtgcaatacaacggtgctgcttttgttttgaaaatcgttatttgtattacttccgtgtggacgtatgcgtgtgcgtgattgtgagtgaatgtgaacagctgcaatcacaaatgacaaaataaagttgaaaaaacatctatgtcgtgcgcgcaatacaactgtgctgcttttattttgaaaagtattatttatgggcgtgtgtccgtgtgtaacctgcgagtgaaggtgcacatgcagcgacaagtgatgcacggtttacaccagagatgctaaaaagagaaaagttgatgaagaatggcgtgttttcaacaagacatggactgcaaagcaacgttccctctaaggtgcgtgcctgcgcaattacgcactgctcaagcgtccgctgcgcgcaccaaatatatgccgcgcaccaaatcaaatcccatctgaattctaaacaaaataaacatatttattctatgtaattttgcaatgcaactttgagtgacagtgacaacaagcggccctaacggtgttcgtcaacaccgttcaattgaacaccgttcaattattgtaacgtctatcgagatgcttcgaggacaggaattatatcgatcactttattgagcgaaactgtttatattcggatataaccacaccaaaaacatgagtaaaacacttctatctcgaaaaactagtcattttctgccgtacaaaccaggccaaaaccaacttgtcatctgtcaccaacacgcatagcactaaaccactggtgcgtttatggccacacaaaaagtcggacaactcaaacaccacacaaagttacactatgactcctcagtcctacgtgtgcttatttcactgtcatttattattaatgttaatttatttatattagtcatggaatgctgttacacacactatgttgaagtattacttttattattaattattattattattattatttatcttacggtatatatcaaaaataatattgagcaaaatttaattgaaatattgttgatgtggccctccagcagtgctcgagttgctcatgcggcccccggtaaaaattaattgcccacccctggtataggctGATACCAATATGAAGCCTGTATATCAGCATCAATCATACTTTTATCAATTAATATTGTACTCATAGACCAATGGTAAGTATGACAAACACTAACCTGAAGACAAATATATGCTTTTGTCGTCGAGTGTTATTTGCTTTTTTGTCAACAccaagtggccacaataattaagCTAGGATCATGTTGCAAaacgttgaatgatgcagacgtGTTTGTTAATGGATACTTTAACacatttctgccttggagactttgtatgtgtaactatatgcaactataattttttgatacttctttatattgacaaattgttgtgttagactgcaatattgttcaattaaggacacttacaaTGTAtgttctagcttgtgtgctatcatGTGCCTAGCGGTTGTGTAGGTGCTAGCTTCTAGTAGCCTATGATtaatttttgtaaatgacttcactaaaatacaagaaaagatcaAACTTGCgcgtttattggaggacatttagctgtTAAGTGGCTATccaactttgcacaagtaaatgtgcaGCATGACTGGTTGCGTCGGTGCTaatatcggagattttagatgcatgtCGATGTCATccatttttttgctgatatccggtTTCAATATCGGCTTGGGACAccctgtaaaataaaataaagtaggcAAACCATGGGTCTGCATCAGATTATTGAACTAAGCgtaaccatttttatttttttgtcacatCTGTTTATTTTCTAAGGGATAATGCGTATTTTAAATAGTACCAGCCTCCAAAATGTAATGTGTTCAACCATGCTTAATTCTAATGGTTTACCTGCTGCTTTCACTGAAAGCAGAGATGAAATCACTCTGCTGATGTTCAGGATACAGGAACAGTACAGGCCAGTGCATGGAGCCGTGCTCGTCCAGGAAGACTTGAGCCCCTGTTGCCTCATGTGAGTTGAGACCGTCCAGACTCAAGTTGGCTAACATGTCTGAAGTTTCCTCGTCTTCATCCGAACCAGACTGACGAGGCTTTGCAGATTGTCGGAGTTTGATGCCCCGTTCCTGCAAGAAAATGTGACACACTTGTCTGAGAGGCACCCTTTTACAGATTTCCTCCTCATCAAGGAATAAGTATTGCTTTAAAGATGGTGTAATATTTAATTGAATCACCTTTATAGCAGCCATAAGAGCCTCTTTCTCATTATGTAACTTCTTTTCCTTGACCTTGGCCTTTCTGGAATCTCTATCTGCTGCTCTCTGTGATGGAAAACAAGCATGACAAAATGTATGGTTAGAAACAGAATATTCAACAATGACAAGGCTTTAATCAGCATTTAAGCGTATGTCCTCATTTCCCTCTCGCAGTGTGTGCAGGACTGTGGGGATCACTTTGTATTTTACTAGCAAACATACATCTGAAAAATATCAGCTGCTCAGAAGTACAAACTGTGGCTCCAAATTGTCTGTTAGCTGATGGGGTacagtctacagcaggggtgtcaaactcaaatacagagtgggccaaaatttaaaactgcacaTGCACAAAcatgtgaatgcaatgcatacttaatcaacagcgatacaggttacactgagggtgcccgtataaacaacttttacactgttagaaatatacgccacactgtgtgaacccacaccaaacaagaatgacaaacacattttgagagaacatccgcaccgtaacacaacataaacacaacagaacaaatacccagaatcctttgcagcactaactcatccaggacgctacaatatacaccccccgctaccaccaaaccccccaccccccacacacacaccttgtagcgtcccggaagagttagtgcagcaaagggtatttgttctgttgtgtttatgttgtgttacggtgcggatgttcttccgaaatgtgtttgtcattcttgtttggtgtgggttcacagtgtggtgtacatttctaacagtgtaaaagttgtttatacgggcaccctcagtgtaacctgtatcgctgttgattaagtatgcattgcattcacttgtgtgtgtgcagaagccgcacacatcatgtgactgggccagcactcgttggactggatgaaaagcagacgtgactatTATTGGGAGGGGCAGTGaaattgggagtctcccgggagggttggcaagtatgagaattagcagtGAATGAGGTGTTAAcccggcaccgccgctgtatataatcggcgggccagctccagtgttaatttgatatcgcctcaagggccaagtgaaataacacggcgggccaaatttggcccgcgggccagagtttgacacccatggtctacAGCAACGGTGGGGATCAAGGCCTTCTGCATCACTACCCCTTTTCAGAAGCAATCCAGTTTGTGTGGTGCTTTTCTGACGTTGTCCATGATTGACAGTTTAGCATGCTCGACTGTGGAACACAAATGAGAAGGTCCCACTATATGCTCACCTGAGCAGGCGAGCGAGGAACACCGAGGCTAGCTCTGTAACTCTTATTTGCAATCATTTCAGTTCCATGAGGAAATAGCAGATTTCCCACCAGGGTCATCTCTGGTGGGCTTTTTGCACTTTTCCGACGCAGTGGCGGTGAGAACAGACAacggcttttttttgttttggaggTTGGCATTGGGAAGCTTCTTTGCTGGCGCGGGCGTCTTCATGGGCTTTTAAGGCATTGCTGCTGGCGGCGTTTCAGGGTGGCAAGTTAGGTATTTGTCAAAGCcaagtgttttttttccttcctcGCGGAGTGTTTGCATGCATTTGGTCCGCGCAGCATGTGAGATGTCTTCCTCTTACGAAGTAAAGAAGTACCGCACGGCtgatgccatgtttgtttacactgtgAAGTCCGGTGACCGTAAGGGAAGTTGGGACCTCCTACAAGGTAGGGGTGCTTGATTTGTATACCCCAAATCACTTACAGCACAATATTAGTAATCTTgcctcattttattttttttatcggtTATCGGAGCTATTTTTTAAGTTTTCAGCTTATCGTGTTAGAACAAAATTCCTAATATCAACCCAATAATTATTGGCTCATcctaccaaaaataaataaataatcaaatggcATGAGTGTTTACCACAAATACATTCTGACCAACACTATTAGATTTTGTGCCACCTGTTACACCCTTGCTCATAAAAACATTGTAATGTTGTAATCCTTGGGCTGGAGGAGTTCTCTGGacttctgtcttcatgaatattaaAGATAAAATATTGACCATTGTGTCCTTTTTACATATAACAAAAGTCAGCGGCCGCAATTTGTTTAATTCTCCAAAAGCAGTGATTTGGGCAAACAGAGACTGTTTGACTGACACAAATCCTTAATACCGAATAAGAACTTGAAAGGCCTGTAATGATTTTAAGGTATTTCGATTTGTGAGTACCGCTACCTTTTGTTTGTCTGCTCCAGCTCTCAGCTCCTGCAACTTCTTGTCTGAAGGATGAGCAATAAGCCCATCTTCACACCACTGAATGGCTGCCACAAAGTTACACAGTTCAATGCAACACTGAGCACCTGCAAACATAACCACGGTTGAAAAAAAACTTTACAACTACAAATGAAACATCAAGTATTCTTCAATTATATATGATACTGTATGTGTACAGTGTGTGTTGCCATTTCTGGTCCATGTTCAGAACACACAACTGGAACATGGTCCAATAACAATAGTGACCTGTTAACTGTGTACAAACAAATTACAGCAGTAGAAAAGGCATGATAAAGGCATAAGACCCCAAATTAAGATGCACATTATAACCTGATGTTAATAATGACAAAAATAGAGATTTAAATGACAATGAAAAATCCtccgtccatccattcattttctaccgcgtgtccctctcggggtagcaggggtgctggagcctatcccagctgcactcgggcagaaggcggggtacaccctggacaagtcatcacCTCACcacggggccaacacagagagacagaaTGAATACAAAACCGTAGATTTAAGACTCTTTGAAATAGAGACATGATGACAATTATGTACTTTTATTTCTTTGGGGGGCATAGTAATTTGGGTGCCACATCCGACCGACTCAAATttaaagatcattgaatgattcaatTGGTTATTACAATTATAAATCAAACAAAAACCGGATCGGGGCtcaatattaaatacatatttatttaaaatacatttattttgaatgcccttttttcatatacaatgttctgaaaaaaaaaataaagtcaacAGTACAAAATAACATAAGCAAAACCAACCAGactatttcctgagtttttaaataacaatgacaaaaaatattATATGATCATATTGATTTAATTACTCTAGTGTAGATTGCATATTGTTACTATACTTGGTTTATTGCAACAATCCTCCTACCCCTGTTTACGTACAAGAGCTCCAGCTTAGGGGTTAGCTGGCTAGTTAGTTGGCTTCTTGTACCCTCCTACAGAGCgtagtgtaacatgtttagccattCTTCATCCTCAAGTGatattacttgtaagaaacagtttattttctgccaTGGAGGCAAGAATTAGTGACTTAGGAGCGGCTTCGcattgtggagggacgttagtttCTTTGCGTTGAGGACGTGGTTGTCAATTGCCGCGGACAAATGCATTACCACAATATGACgacagtattaaaagctctatcgtctgCCAAATTTATATCACGTATattatatattgtctatatcacACAACCCTAATCACGATGATTCAAAGAGTGCACCAATTGCAACCAATCAACCAAAAGGGTGCAAAGAAAGTGAAAATTGAGGGCCTGGTTTGGGCACAACAATTTATACTATTAATCTCTGCAATGTATTTCATACCCATTTAATGTACAACATACCTCTAATCAAGGCCTTAAGATGCTTTGGTTTGATCTTCTTTGCAGCTGTAGCGTCATTCAGTGCAGAGCGCATGTTGCCTGTATATAAAAACGTATATACATAAAAATTATTAAAACTCACATCATCTGCGGCACTGGTCTATGAGACATGTCCGTGTCATTTTATCCCGCCATTTTCTAAATACAGATTTTCATTGTAATGTTTAAAAGGGGACACTATACCGATATGAAAGTGTGCCGCCGCTCGGTTGGTAAGAAGAACCGTATCCAGCTCTTGGTCACCACAATTCCTCTTTAAAGCAGCCGTGTATGCCACGATAGCCTTTAGGTAGTTCTTCTCTTTGAAAAAAGCATTTCCTTCATCCTTTAAACTCTTCGCTTGTTCTGGAAGAGAACATTAAAAAGTGTTATCATCTCTATCTGAGTTTGACACATCAGCAACATCACTCACTCAATCAAGTTTAATTacagatgtctcaaagggctgcacaagccacaacgacatccttggctaagatcccacatcaaggcaagaaaaacATCATTtttagaattaaaggcctactgaaacccactactaccgacgacgcagtctgatagtttatatatcaatgatgaaatcttaacattgcaacacatgccaatacggccgggttaacttataaagtgcaattttaaatttcccgctaaacttccggttgaaaacgtctatgtatgatgacgtatgcgtgtgacgtcagtagttaacggaagtattcggacaccattgaatccattacaaaaaagctctgttttcatctaaaaattccacagtattctgcacatctgtgttggtgaatcttttgcaatttgtttaatgaacaatgaagactgcaaagaagaaagttgtaggtgggatcggtgtattagcggctggctgtagcaacacaaccaggaggactttgacttggatagtagacgcgctagccaacgctagacgccgaccgcacggatgatcgggtgaagtccttcgtccttccgtcgatcgctggaacgcaggtgagcacgggtgttgatgatcgggtgaagtccttcgtccttccgtcgatcgctggaacgcaggtgagcacgggtgttgatgagcagatgagggctggctggcgtaggtggagcgctaatgtttttatcatagctctgtgaggtcccgttggtaagttagcttcaatggcgtcattagcaacagcattgttaagcttcgccaagctggaaagcattaaccgtgtattaacaggtccatggtttaatagtattgttgattttctgtctatccttccagtcaggggtttatttcttttgtttctatctgcatttaagcacaatgctatcacgttagctccgtagctaaagtgcttcaccgatgtagtgtcgtggagataaaagtcactgtgaaagtccattttgcgttctcgactctcattttcaagaggatatagtatccgaggtggtttaaaatacaaatccgtgatccacaatagaaaaaggagaaagtgtggaatccaatgagccagcttgtacctaagttacggtcagagcaaaaaaagatgcgtcctgcactgcactctaatccttcactctcactttcctcatccacgaatctttcatcctggctcaaattaatggggtaatcgttgctttctcagtccgaatcgctctcgctgcattgtaaacaatggggaaatgtgaggagcccttcagcctgtgacgtcacgctacttccggtactggcaaggctttttttatcagcgaccaaaagttgcgaactttatcgtcgatgttctctactatgggggttaaatcaccaaaatgattcccgggcgtggcgccgctgctgcccactgctccccaagggaatgggacaaatgcagaggacaaatttcaccacatctagtgtgtgtgtgacaatcattggtactttaatctttaaatcctttcagcaaaaatatggcaatatcgcgaaatgatcaagtatgacacataaaatggatcttctatccccgtttaaatttaaaaaattcatttcagtaggcctttaagaaaccacAAAAACCTACATTTTTGTGGTACGCCTACCTTCTGGACTTCTGTCTTCATCATGGATAATAGCCTGGAGGCAAGCTAACTCTGGATATTCCATGGGGTCAATCTCTTCTGGGGCTGTTTTCATGAACATGGGAATTTTGTCAAACTCCTGCATGACAACAGAGCAAATGGCTTAGATACAGTGTTAATTTCCTTGACCAATAATTTTCGTCTTAGTCTtcatcaaaaatgtattttccccTGATGAAAATAAGACAATAACGAATCAAAACAAAATGTATGATGACTACGACAATAATAAAACTGACATTTTTGTCAACGACAAATGAATACAAGACGAAAATGTGACAGAAACTAAATTAAATCATTTTTGATTTTGTCCTTTAGATGAGTGGGACAAGTTTGGAATATTTCTAATCACAGCGCTTTAACAgtgtacacatgagggaggggCCAACTGTTAGTTACGAaggagagccaatcagatgctgTTCTTTGTTA
Coding sequences within:
- the ttc4 gene encoding tetratricopeptide repeat protein 4, which codes for MASSALQNDSDDEDFGEAFKRYKYKNAFSEDKWEQEFDKIPMFMKTAPEEIDPMEYPELACLQAIIHDEDRSPEEQAKSLKDEGNAFFKEKNYLKAIVAYTAALKRNCGDQELDTVLLTNRAAAHFHIGNMRSALNDATAAKKIKPKHLKALIRGAQCCIELCNFVAAIQWCEDGLIAHPSDKKLQELRAGADKQKRAADRDSRKAKVKEKKLHNEKEALMAAIKERGIKLRQSAKPRQSGSDEDEETSDMLANLSLDGLNSHEATGAQVFLDEHGSMHWPVLFLYPEHQQSDFISAFSESSSFSEHFAVMFGEELPPWDVDRKYHLQNLQVFFEDEETEVLYKLNPETTLLCVLQHKRFFVKAGTPNFIILVNGSPFYKQYLTGRKIRTL